AACTCTTGGGCAAGGGGAGTGATCTTCAAGGAAGTGTTGAGTACAAGCTGAAGGACGATTGGATTGGTGGTTGGCGTGTTTACCATATTGACTATAAGCAAGGCCGTGTGATTCGTGCCAAAGAAACGTGGCAAGACTGGTGAAAATGGGCTTTTTCTTCCCCTAAAAGTAGTATAATCAAGGTGTAAAGGTAATCGTTTTCAAAAGAACGAAGCTGTCTTTTGATTAGAAATGGAGGACAAACTCATGACCCTATTTATGTCTAAACTGATGAGCGGTATTATGGAACTGCTCATAGTCTCTGTCATTCCTTTTATCACTTGGTTAATTTGGAGCAGGAAAAAGGTCGGTTTCTTTGACTGGATTGGGTTGAAGAAAGTTGAGAGTCAGAAGAAGAGGCAATTATTACTGACCATTTTGGGTATTAGTCTACTTTTTCTTCTTTTTTCGATTGTGGTCTTTAGTTGGTTTGACTCTAGCCAAACGGCCACAACAGATTTTTCTGGAAAGGGAATTGGAGCTCTTCCTGCTATCTTGGCATACGCTATCTTAGGGACTGCCTTGCCAGAAGAAATCTTCTTTAGAGGTTTTCTGTTGAAAAGGTTGCAAGGTAAATTAGGATTTCTAGGAGCAAATCTGGTTCAGTCTCTCTTATTTGGGCTCATCCATGGGTATATGTTTATCCAACTAACTGGTTACCTTAGGGCTTTTGCCATTTTGGTCTTTATCAGTCTCATAGCTTACGTTTTGGGTACTATCAATGAGAAGAAAGCAAATGGGTCCATTCTTCCTAGTGTCTTTATCCACGCCTTGGCCAATACGGTTGTAGGGTTGCTCTTTGCCTTCTCTCTCATTTAGATAAAATTATATAGAAGAAAGTTATCATGGATGAATTAAAAGATATCAAACTTAAAAACTATCAGTACCTAAATGAGGTCGCTATCAAGGGGGAGACGCTTTTCACGGGCTCCTCTCTCATGGAGCTTTTTCCCATTTGTGAAATCGCTAGGAGTAGAGGTATCGACGATATCATCTACAATCGGGGCATCAGTGGTTTGAATACGGATGAATTTCTCCAGCATATCCATCCTCTACTTTTGGATCTGCAACCGAGTAAGGTTTTCATCAATATCGGTACCAATGACATGACCGAGGAGCCTTATGGAGATCAGTGGTTCCAACATATGACGGCAAATATCAGCCAAATTCTGGAGCAAACACTAGCTATATTGCCCCATACCAAGATTTACCTGATGGCTTTTTACCCAGCCAATCTTCATCTGCCTTGGCAGACCAAGGCTTCAATTCAGTGGATGAAACTGCGGACTCCTGAAAATCTTGACCGCTGTAACCAGGCTCTTGAGGAAATTGCCAAAACCTATGGCTGCCACTTCATTAATTGTAATGCTGATTTGGTTGATGATAGAAAAGAGCAGAAGGCTGAGCACACCTATGACGGCGTCCACCTTTATGCCAATGCTTACTTAAAAGTCTTTGAAGTTCTGGAGCCATATCTCCTGCATTAAGAAAATATGAGAGAATTTCCAGTTCTTACTCGCTTTTTTCCCTTGATTACAGTACAATAGACGTCAAAAGTGAAAAATTGAAATGAGGTATCCCTATGTGGAAATGGTTTAAACGACTCATTGTCCTCGTCATTGTGCTCTTTTTTGCAGTGGCGGCTCTACTTATTCCGGACAAGATCGACAGTCAGGACCAATTAAAAAATGTATCAACACAAACATCCCTTGCTGATTTAGCACAGGCTGGTATTGGTGGGGCGTCCCTTTCATCAGGCGGGGTTTCAACTGAGATTAATCTTGACAGTAATCAGTTTCGTCAAATCCTAAAAGCAAGCATGGCTGATTCTAATGACGAGACCTTGCAAAACAGTAGCGTAGAGTTGAATGATTCCTATCTAACAGCTAAGGTTCCCGTATCTCTTGGGCCTATCGGATCAACATTTAGCCTTGATTTTACGGTCAGCACTAACAAGGAAGTCATCCTACTAGACTTGGCAGGTGCCCACCTGGGTCGCCTTCCAGTTCCAAAATCACTGGTTCTGCCTTACCTCAAGAAGAGCATTGCCCAGTCCAGCAGTGGTATTCGCATGGTTAACGACCAAATTCAGCTCAAGCTTCCAGAAATCGGCTATGAAATTGAGCAAGCCTCTGTGACCAATAGCAAGATGAAGGTTAAACTTAACATTCCGATTTCCTTGCCAACAAGTTGGTAGTCCATAATGAATCTTTCAAAACAAGTCCATAGTCTGGACTTGTTTTTTGATACCTTCACTTCTAAACTAAGAAAGTTAAAAAATTCTTGAAATAATAGCTTTAAATCCCTCAATCCCCTAGAAAATGAGCTTTTCCTATGCTATCATAAGATTGTAAAATTGATAAGCGTCTGACACTCATTGAGAAAGAGTTATTTCACTGAGTTAAAGAGTTTTAGGACAGTAGTTAGGAGGAAAAAATGGACGCTTTAAAATATATCACACCCAAATTTTTCACTACCATCAGGAATTATTCTAAGGGCCAGTTTCTTAAGGACTTAATCGCAGGAGTCATCGTGGCTATCATTGCTCTCCCCTTGTCGATTGCTCTAGCGATTGCCTCTGGTGTTAATCCCGAACAAGGTCTTTATACAGCAGTTGTTGCAGGCTTTTTTATTTCCTTTTTAGGAGGTAGTCGGGTTCAGATTGGTGGACCTACCGCAGCCTTCGTTGTCATCATCTATGGCATCATCGCCCAGTATGGTATGGCTGGTTTGACCCTTGCCACGCTCATGGCGGGACTCATGCTTATTATCATGGGGCTCCTGCGTTTTGGAGACCTGATTAAGTTCATTCCCAAAACCATCACACTTGGTTTTACCTTGGGGATAGCTGTTGGGATTATGGCTGGACAGGTTAAAGATTTCCTGGGCCTTGAGATGAAGTCCGTGCCAGCTGAGTTCTTAGAAAAACTTCTAGCTTATGGGAAGCATCTTTCAAGTATTAGCTGGCCGACACTTGCAATTGGTATCTTGGCCCTAGTCATTCAAATCTTTTGGCCACGCCTTTCTCAGAAAATTCCGGGGTCTTTGGTTGCAATTATTGTGACCACAGCCATCGTAGCTTTTGGTCATCTCCCAGTCAAAACCATCGGTGATCTTTACACCATCAAAGCAGGACTTCCAAGTTTCACAGTTCCTGACCTATCATTTTCTTTGATTCGTCAAATGATGTCGCCAGCCTTCACCATTGCCATACTAGCAGCCATTGAATCCCTACTTTCTTGCGTTGTTTCAGACGGGATGATTGGTGGTAATCATCGCTCTAATGCTGAATTGATTGGCCAAGGTGTTGGGAATATCATGTCAGCCCTCTTTGGCGGGATTCCTGCAACGGGTGCCATCGCCCGTACCGCAGCCAATGTCAAAAATGGAGGACGGACACCAGTAGCGGGGATGGTTCATGCCCTTACCTTGCTTCTAATTTTACTCTTTCTCATGCCTTATGCCTCATTGATTCCTATGACCTGTTTGGCCTCAATCCTAATGATTGTCGGTTATAACATGAGCGGTTGGCGTACTGTCGTTCGTATAATCCAACGTGCCCCTAAGAGTGACCTAGCAGTCCTTATCGTAACCTTTATCTTAACCGTTTTCTTTGACTTAGTGATTGCCATTGAATTCGGTATGGTTCTGGCAGCCTTCCTCTTCCTCAAACGGATGTCGGACGTAGCTCAAATTCGTCAGTGGGTAGACAAGGAAAATCTGGACGATCCAGTTTTGTCTGAGGACAGCGACTTGAAACAAGTCCCTAAAAATGCAGTCGTATATGAAATCTTCGGTGCCCTCTTCTTTGGTGCAGCCAATAATTTCTTGAATGTTATCAATGACGATGGTAAGAATGTCCTTATCCTACGCATGCGAAACGTTCCAGCCATGGATATCTCTGGTCTGGATGCTCTTGAGGAAACGCTTGCTATCTGCCAAAAACGTGGCATGACCTTGCTTCTTTCTCACGTTAACGCCCAACCCTACCGAGTTCTCGAAAAATCAGGCTTCATCCAGACTATCGGTCCAGATAATATCTGCGAGTCGACGGACCAAGCCCTTGAAAAAGCAGTAGCCTTGGCAAAAGAAGCCTAGAAAATTTCATTTAGCACAAGAAGAAAAAGCCAGTTCAACTGAACTTGGCTTTTTAAAATACGCGATAAACATAGGGATTGTCAGGCTGACCGACCTCTTTAACCTCAGTCAAATTGAGGATAGGGAGGCTCTGTTTAAGATTTTGATAATAATCCACAGTGATGGTACCAGTGACTTTTACCCAGGTATTATCCTTGAAGGTTTGGTCACTTCCTCTCGTCGCCAGTCCGTAAACACCTGAATCGGCGATACAGTGGATAATACCGAAACGGAAGATGAACTGATAACCCTTGGTCTGTGGGTCATTGTAAACAAAGCCGGTATAGGTGACCTTCTTGCCCACGAAATCGTTAGGATAGAGGTAGATGAGCTCCATGACTTCCATGTAATTTTCCGTGGTAATCTGGATGGTCTCACGTCCCTTGTACTTGGCTAGTTCCTTGGTCATCTCCTTCTCATAAGCAGAGGAGGTGAAGTAGGAGCTAGTGTCCGGCTTCAAGTACTGGATGGTCGTTCCCTCTTGGTCGGCCTGATTAGGATCACTCCCTGCCGCCAGTGGAAAATGATACCCCTTTGCTGATACGGTATTGGCATCCAAGGTTACTGTTGGCACCAAGAGCCCCGTAAGGACTGGAAAGGCCAAGAGAACGATGCTGGCTACCTTGGCTACTCGACCTGACAAATGCGAGTGAACCTTCATCTGCTTCATCCAAACAATGAGTTGAACCACGGCGAGGATAAAGGAAAGCACCATGGAAATGTAGGCCAAGTAGGAGTAGTGGATATTAATGTACTGGTTGAGCTTGCCAGAAACTTGCAAGTACATAACCAGCTCAAAATACCCAGATAAGATGAGAAAACGTAACATTAAATCACCCCCAATACCAGACAGTAAATGATTGTCACCAGACTTGCGGTTCCTACGAAGAGACCAACAA
The DNA window shown above is from Streptococcus salivarius and carries:
- a CDS encoding CPBP family intramembrane glutamic endopeptidase; translated protein: MTLFMSKLMSGIMELLIVSVIPFITWLIWSRKKVGFFDWIGLKKVESQKKRQLLLTILGISLLFLLFSIVVFSWFDSSQTATTDFSGKGIGALPAILAYAILGTALPEEIFFRGFLLKRLQGKLGFLGANLVQSLLFGLIHGYMFIQLTGYLRAFAILVFISLIAYVLGTINEKKANGSILPSVFIHALANTVVGLLFAFSLI
- a CDS encoding GDSL-type esterase/lipase family protein, which translates into the protein MDELKDIKLKNYQYLNEVAIKGETLFTGSSLMELFPICEIARSRGIDDIIYNRGISGLNTDEFLQHIHPLLLDLQPSKVFINIGTNDMTEEPYGDQWFQHMTANISQILEQTLAILPHTKIYLMAFYPANLHLPWQTKASIQWMKLRTPENLDRCNQALEEIAKTYGCHFINCNADLVDDRKEQKAEHTYDGVHLYANAYLKVFEVLEPYLLH
- a CDS encoding SulP family inorganic anion transporter produces the protein MDALKYITPKFFTTIRNYSKGQFLKDLIAGVIVAIIALPLSIALAIASGVNPEQGLYTAVVAGFFISFLGGSRVQIGGPTAAFVVIIYGIIAQYGMAGLTLATLMAGLMLIIMGLLRFGDLIKFIPKTITLGFTLGIAVGIMAGQVKDFLGLEMKSVPAEFLEKLLAYGKHLSSISWPTLAIGILALVIQIFWPRLSQKIPGSLVAIIVTTAIVAFGHLPVKTIGDLYTIKAGLPSFTVPDLSFSLIRQMMSPAFTIAILAAIESLLSCVVSDGMIGGNHRSNAELIGQGVGNIMSALFGGIPATGAIARTAANVKNGGRTPVAGMVHALTLLLILLFLMPYASLIPMTCLASILMIVGYNMSGWRTVVRIIQRAPKSDLAVLIVTFILTVFFDLVIAIEFGMVLAAFLFLKRMSDVAQIRQWVDKENLDDPVLSEDSDLKQVPKNAVVYEIFGALFFGAANNFLNVINDDGKNVLILRMRNVPAMDISGLDALEETLAICQKRGMTLLLSHVNAQPYRVLEKSGFIQTIGPDNICESTDQALEKAVALAKEA
- a CDS encoding TIGR03943 family putative permease subunit, translating into MLRFLILSGYFELVMYLQVSGKLNQYINIHYSYLAYISMVLSFILAVVQLIVWMKQMKVHSHLSGRVAKVASIVLLAFPVLTGLLVPTVTLDANTVSAKGYHFPLAAGSDPNQADQEGTTIQYLKPDTSSYFTSSAYEKEMTKELAKYKGRETIQITTENYMEVMELIYLYPNDFVGKKVTYTGFVYNDPQTKGYQFIFRFGIIHCIADSGVYGLATRGSDQTFKDNTWVKVTGTITVDYYQNLKQSLPILNLTEVKEVGQPDNPYVYRVF